The following proteins are encoded in a genomic region of Spirochaetota bacterium:
- a CDS encoding NAD(P)-dependent oxidoreductase, whose product MKITLTGAAGNLGSVVCRHLSEKGYDITATDISYRSDLPVPIDVADLLDRASCYRVLKGAEALVHLANHPSFQGRDGQRIHNENVSMDFNVFEAARQMGVKTIVFSSSIQAMAGDRHHKDDIPSGQPYLPLNGDIPARPGNPYGLSKQAGENMLQYMVRQWGMNAVALRFPWLIRPEWEHHMRDEKRTEPWPRENTDEAFTFLRMADAASLIEAILRAKLTGYRCYFPVAGEHSLNMSIPDMISTFFAGVPLRVPASELKHLVDISAITRDTGWTPSA is encoded by the coding sequence ATGAAGATAACCCTTACCGGCGCCGCCGGGAATCTCGGTTCGGTGGTGTGCCGCCATCTTTCTGAAAAAGGATACGATATCACCGCCACCGATATCTCCTACCGGAGCGATCTCCCCGTGCCGATCGATGTCGCCGATCTTCTTGACCGCGCCTCCTGCTATCGCGTGCTGAAAGGCGCAGAAGCGCTCGTGCATCTGGCGAATCATCCGAGCTTTCAGGGGCGCGACGGCCAGCGCATCCATAACGAGAACGTAAGCATGGATTTCAATGTATTCGAAGCGGCCCGTCAGATGGGCGTAAAGACGATAGTGTTCAGCAGCAGCATTCAGGCCATGGCGGGCGACAGACATCACAAGGATGATATCCCGAGCGGTCAGCCGTATCTCCCGCTCAACGGCGATATACCCGCGCGACCCGGCAATCCCTATGGCCTCTCGAAGCAGGCCGGCGAGAATATGCTCCAGTATATGGTCCGCCAATGGGGAATGAACGCCGTCGCCCTTCGCTTCCCCTGGCTCATACGCCCGGAGTGGGAGCATCATATGCGCGATGAAAAACGCACCGAACCATGGCCGCGTGAGAATACCGACGAGGCGTTCACCTTCCTCCGCATGGCCGATGCCGCGTCTCTCATCGAGGCGATTCTCCGCGCGAAGCTCACCGGCTATCGATGTTATTTCCCCGTCGCAGGGGAACATTCCCTTAACATGAGCATACCCGATATGATATCGACGTTCTTTGCCGGCGTACCCCTGCGTGTTCCCGCCTCGGAGTTGAAGCATCTGGTCGATATCAGCGCGATAACGCGCGATACCGGCTGGACGCCGTCCGCATAA